One genomic segment of Chitinophaga sancti includes these proteins:
- a CDS encoding chloride channel protein, with the protein MSQFKNIKKFHSFLRFKRDFEQYSMRRVRSYEIIIHWLHSKMNRNQFLVLSGILVGLVAGLAGVILKTLVHYIHYFITYKVHFSTQVFFYAVFPFLGIVLTTLVVIIFFKGQSRKGVGLILYEIAQNSSLIPPVKMYSQILQSALTVGLGGSAGLESPIAVTGAAIGSNYARNYHLGYKERTLLLAAGATAGIAASFNAPIAGVMFAFEILLTGVVFSDFLPLILAAICGSLLSKIILQEEVLFHFESRQAFNYHNVPYYLILGLLSAFYARYYIVISQKVEHFFHSLKWSALQKAILGGLIISILCVLMPPLFGEGYSSIKLMANGQADEIIRNSFFRYIPAKNWVLLAFLGCTCLLKVFASSITIQSGGNGGNFAPSLFAGGVLGFFFAMLCTQLGFQDVPVTNLVIVGMAGVMSGVMYAPLTAIFLIAEASSGYDLFIPLMIVSSTSFLLAKWFSPISPELKHLVDEGKIFTKEHDRNILSLLRTEELVENTIQRIDMNASLRQLIELVKSSTRNVIAVVSPEGKLDGVVTLDRIRPIMFNQLIYDTVTVKEVMQQPPALIGLHDNVVDVITKFDEVKEWNLPVVDNDKLVGFISKSKILNQYRLLLQEYSGDEV; encoded by the coding sequence ATGAGTCAATTTAAGAACATAAAGAAGTTTCACTCGTTTTTGCGCTTTAAGCGCGATTTTGAGCAGTATAGCATGCGAAGGGTCCGAAGTTATGAGATCATTATTCACTGGTTACACAGCAAAATGAACAGAAACCAGTTTCTTGTACTTTCAGGTATTCTGGTCGGCCTGGTTGCAGGTTTAGCGGGGGTGATCTTAAAAACACTGGTTCATTATATTCACTACTTTATTACCTACAAAGTTCACTTTAGTACACAGGTCTTTTTCTACGCTGTATTCCCTTTCCTTGGTATTGTACTAACTACACTTGTCGTTATCATATTTTTCAAGGGCCAGTCGCGCAAAGGGGTCGGGCTTATTCTTTATGAGATTGCACAAAACTCCAGCCTGATTCCACCTGTTAAAATGTATTCACAGATCCTGCAAAGTGCCCTGACAGTAGGTTTGGGAGGCTCCGCAGGTCTGGAAAGTCCTATTGCCGTAACAGGCGCAGCTATTGGTAGCAACTATGCACGCAACTACCACCTGGGGTATAAAGAAAGAACGCTGTTACTGGCAGCTGGTGCAACTGCAGGTATTGCAGCATCTTTTAATGCACCGATTGCAGGAGTGATGTTTGCTTTTGAGATTCTGCTCACGGGGGTGGTGTTTTCTGATTTTCTGCCTTTGATACTGGCGGCAATTTGTGGTAGTCTTTTGTCAAAGATTATTTTACAGGAGGAGGTGTTATTTCACTTTGAATCCAGGCAGGCATTCAATTATCACAACGTTCCATATTACCTTATTCTTGGATTGTTAAGTGCTTTTTACGCACGTTATTATATTGTCATTTCACAAAAAGTAGAACACTTCTTTCATAGCCTTAAATGGAGCGCTCTCCAAAAGGCCATATTAGGAGGTTTGATCATTTCTATTCTTTGTGTACTGATGCCACCACTGTTTGGTGAAGGGTATTCAAGTATCAAGCTAATGGCCAATGGACAGGCTGATGAAATCATCCGGAATAGTTTCTTCAGGTATATACCAGCTAAAAACTGGGTTTTACTGGCATTTCTGGGATGTACCTGTTTACTGAAAGTATTTGCTTCGTCCATTACCATTCAGAGTGGTGGCAATGGAGGTAACTTTGCACCCTCTCTTTTCGCAGGTGGTGTATTGGGATTCTTTTTTGCTATGCTCTGTACACAGCTGGGATTTCAGGATGTTCCCGTTACCAACCTTGTAATCGTAGGCATGGCTGGTGTAATGAGTGGCGTGATGTATGCCCCGCTTACCGCCATCTTCCTGATTGCAGAAGCCAGCTCAGGGTATGACCTGTTCATACCACTGATGATTGTTTCCTCTACATCTTTCCTGCTGGCAAAATGGTTTTCTCCTATCTCGCCGGAACTCAAACACCTGGTAGATGAGGGCAAGATCTTTACAAAAGAACATGACAGGAATATCCTCTCCTTGTTACGTACTGAAGAACTCGTAGAAAATACGATTCAGCGAATAGATATGAATGCCAGTCTGCGTCAGCTGATTGAGCTGGTAAAAAGCAGTACCCGGAATGTGATCGCAGTCGTTTCTCCCGAAGGTAAATTGGATGGAGTCGTGACTCTGGATCGTATACGTCCGATTATGTTCAACCAGCTGATCTACGACACCGTCACTGTAAAAGAAGTGATGCAGCAACCACCAGCATTGATCGGCCTGCATGACAATGTGGTAGATGTAATTACTAAGTTTGATGAAGTGAAAGAATGGAACCTGCCGGTAGTAGATAATGATAAACTGGTTGGTTTTATCTCCAAATCAAAAATCCTGAATCAATACAGATTATTACTACAGGAATACTCTGGCGATGAAGTATAG
- a CDS encoding transglutaminase-like domain-containing protein, with protein sequence MAIDESKYSSFQQFLLNLLSLLTILPLAPYLNRFIPPLVEDGWHLDMLLAVLAAFLFTRILLWVFRPLIIPAFVLVVGVLSFNYFADNYTFSNVLNDYKGMVQGNWGTKNYKQLDILSLYPHRVETYRDKTVRSIRDKVNYKDSLVRNFSIYHSVEDFDEYFPKYGKVSRYLALFKYINKNFRWVPDTRRDEYFATPQETIQNGMGGDCDDHSILMVSCLQSIGARCRIVLIQGHAYPELYCGNKEDFEVMKQAIITLFPHPPIKEVHYHEMKGEYWINLDYSARHPGGPYLNDKVYALIEI encoded by the coding sequence CTTCTTTCCAGCAATTTCTGCTCAACCTGCTGAGCCTTTTGACAATCCTCCCGCTGGCACCATATCTGAACCGGTTTATACCACCGCTGGTTGAGGATGGCTGGCACCTGGATATGCTGTTGGCCGTACTCGCTGCCTTTCTGTTCACCCGTATCTTACTCTGGGTCTTCAGGCCGCTCATTATTCCAGCCTTTGTACTGGTCGTAGGCGTATTGTCCTTTAATTACTTTGCAGACAATTATACCTTCAGTAATGTACTGAATGATTATAAAGGAATGGTACAGGGCAACTGGGGTACAAAAAACTATAAACAACTGGATATCCTCAGTTTATATCCCCACCGCGTAGAAACATACAGAGATAAAACGGTGCGTAGTATTCGTGACAAGGTCAACTATAAAGATTCCCTGGTTCGTAATTTCTCTATTTACCATTCTGTAGAGGATTTTGATGAATATTTCCCCAAGTATGGCAAAGTATCCCGTTATCTGGCGCTGTTCAAATACATCAATAAAAATTTCCGCTGGGTACCCGATACCCGTCGTGATGAATATTTTGCTACGCCTCAGGAAACCATCCAGAATGGTATGGGCGGCGACTGTGACGACCATAGTATATTGATGGTATCCTGCCTGCAATCTATCGGGGCACGTTGTCGTATAGTACTGATTCAGGGACATGCTTATCCTGAACTGTATTGTGGTAACAAAGAAGATTTTGAAGTTATGAAGCAGGCCATTATTACGCTATTCCCTCATCCACCTATTAAGGAGGTCCACTACCACGAAATGAAAGGCGAATACTGGATAAACCTTGACTATTCTGCACGCCACCCCGGTGGACCATATTTGAATGACAAGGTATATGCGTTGATTGAAATTTAA